One Siniperca chuatsi isolate FFG_IHB_CAS linkage group LG3, ASM2008510v1, whole genome shotgun sequence genomic region harbors:
- the rfx1b gene encoding MHC class II regulatory factor RFX1 isoform X6 → MATSGYSEDLQPQQANTVTIATPAATTPSSAKTAHFLSEIPPTSGTIASANQSATASKGQDALCSQAPPTQAQSQKAVVLTTPTQHYVTPDIQHSAVQKSNGQSSSPQYIIVTVTEGSVHSNDSLSDSSPPAPGVPTQVVQPVQTTQQRSVLQAVSQAAKRIQTGHINNLQSVHINQEVEHVFSGQVQYVDGGGDATFTSPTIRSSNYPFSDSPLFSQTPPTSSSTYYEATPSSESDITGSVTSQPVSVATAGANSGGAAAGGGGYVIQGGYVLGGGGGAAAGGGGGGGQSYSSPNSRAPPATVQWLCDNYEGAEGVSLPRCTLYYHYLLHCQEQKLEPVNAASFGKLIRSVFMGLRTRRLGTRGNSKYHYYGLRIKSGSPLLRLMDEQQHMAMRQQPFSQKNRIKPVQKTQGITNGTSGGMGQQAAALCDISAQVQQYQQFLEASRPLPDFVDIDLQDQTLPDGILLEHLKAFQTLYREHCEAILDVMVNLQFTLVETLWKSFWRFSQSSDTESLNLHDESEKRLPKSCLVVLCKFEPVLQWTKECDNLLYQTLVEILIPDVLRPIPSALTQAIRNFAKSLENWLTGAMMNIPEEMVRIKVVCVCSFSQTLRRYTSLNHLAQAARAVLQNSAQINQMLSDLNRVDFTNVQEQASWVCQCEDRVVQRLEQDFKMTLQQQNSLEQWATWLDGVVSQALKPYEHNPVALPKAAKVFLLNWSFYSSMVIRDLTLRSAASFGSFHLIRLLYDEYMYYLIEHRVAQAKGVTPIAVMGEFASTVKSRISLDLEKEEEDEEEESDDETGDLVLQSSSLSAVDEEKEPMEPPTKQPRTSLNLHTLTETHSTPP, encoded by the exons atggcaacttCTGGATACTCGGAGGACCTTCAGCCTCAGCAGGCCAACACAGTAACCATAGCAACACCTGCTGCCACCACACCCTCATCCGCAAAGACGGCACACTTCCTGTCCGAGATCCCACCAACCTCTGGAACCATCGCATCAGCTAACCAATCAGCCACAGCCTCAAAAGGACAGGATGCACTTTGTTCTCAAGCGCCGCCCACCCAGGCCCAGAGCCAGAAGGCAGTGGTTCTGACCACTCCCACGCAGCACTATGTAACCCCTGACATCCAGCACTCTGCGGTCCAGAAGAGTAATGGTCAGAGCAGCTCGCCTCAGTACATCATAGTAACTGTAACAG AGGGCTCCGTTCACTCCAACGACAGTCTGTCAGACTCCAGCCCACCTGCCCCTGGTGTTCCTACTCAGGTGGTCCAACCAGTGCAGACCACCCAACAG AGGTCAGTGTTGCAAGCAGTGTCACAGGCAGCCAAGAGGATTCAGACTGGCCACATCAACAACCTACAGTCTGTACACATTAACCAGGAG GTGGAGCATGTGTTCTCTGGCCAGGTGCAGTATGTGGACGGAGGAGGAGACGCGACCTTTACATCACCCACCAT TCGATCGAGCAACTACCCTTTCTCCGACTCGCCCCTCTTCTCCCAGAcccctcccacctcctcctccacctacTACGAGGCCACTCCCAGCTCTGAGTCAGACATCACTGGCTCGGTGACCTCGCAGCCAGTTTCTGTGGCAACAGCAGGAGCCAATAGCGGGGGAGCTGCTGCAGGCGGAGGGGGCTACGTAATTCAGGGCGGTTATGTGttaggaggagggggaggagctgcagcaggtggaggaggaggaggaggacagagttATTCCAGCCCTAACTCTCGTGCCCCACCTGCTACT GTGCAGTGGCTGTGTGATAACTATGAGGGGGCGGAGGGGGTGAGTTTACCTCGCTGCACCCTCTACTACCACTACCTGCTGCACTGCCAGGAGCAGAAACTAGAACCTGTTAACGCTGCATCCTTTGGCAAACTCATCAGGTCTGTCTTCATGGGACTACGTACACGGAGATTAGGGAccag agggAACTCCAAGTACCACTACTATGGTCTGAGGATCAAATCTGGTTCCCCTCTGCTCAGACTGATGGATGAACAACAGCACATGGCGATGAGGCAGCAGCCTTTCTCACAGAAAAACAG GATAAAGCCAGTTCAGAAGACACAGGGGATCACCAATGGGACATCAGGTGGGATGGGTCAGCAGGCGGCGGCACTCTGTGATATTTCAGCACAGGTGCAACAGTATCAGCAGTTTCTGG AGGCATCAAGGCCACTGCCAGACTTTGTGGACATTGATCTGCAAGATCAAACCCTGCCCGATGGGATCCTTTTGGAACACCTGAAGGCCTTTCAGACTCTCTACAGAGAACACTGCGAG GCCATTCTGGACGTGATGGTCAACCTTCAGTTCACTCTTGTGGAGACACTATGGAAATCCTTCTGGAGGTTCAGCCAGAGCAGTGACACAGAATCACTCAACCT GCACGATGAGTCTGAGAAGCGTCTGCCCAAATCGTGCCTGGTGGTGCTGTGTAAGTTTGAACCAGTGCTGCAATGGACGAAAGAGTGCgacaacctgctctaccagACTCTGGTGGAGATCCTCATCCCTGATGTACTGAGACCCATCCCTA GTGCCTTAACTCAGGCCATCCGCAACTTTGCCAAGAGTCTGGAGAATTGGTTGACAGGAGCTATGATGAACATCCCAGAAGAGATGGTTCGCATAAAG GTGGTGTGTGTATGCTCCTTCTCCCAGACACTGCGCCGCTATACCAGCCTGAACCACCTGGCCCAGGCAGCCCGCGCCGTCCTCCAGAACTCAGCCCAAATCAACCAGATGCTCTCAGACCTCAACCGGGTTGATTTCACTAACGTGCAG gagcAGGCATCCTGGGTGTGTCAGTGTGAGGACCGTGTGGTACAGCGGCTGGAGCAAGACTTTAAAATGACTTTGCAGCAGCAAAACTCTCTGGAGCAGTGGGCTAcctggctggatggtgttgtCTCTCAGGCCCTAAAGCCCTACGAGCACAACCCTGTCGCCCTACCAAAGGCTGCCAAGGTCTTCCTGCTCAACTGGTCTTTCTATAG TTCTATGGTAATCCGGGACCTGACTCTGCGCAGTGCTGCCAGTTTTGGCTCCTTTCACCTGATCCGCTTGCTGTATGATGAGTATATGTACTACCTGATAGAACACAGGGTGGCCCAGGCTAAAGGAGTGACACCCATTGCGGTCATGGGAGAA TTTGCCAGCACCGTCAAGAGCCGAATCTCTCTGGACCTGGAGAAAG aagaggaagatgaggaagaggagagcgATGACGAGACCGGAGATCTGGTGCTGCAGTCCAGCTCTCTGAGTGCGGTCGATGAGGAGAAGGAGCCGATGGAGCCGCCTACCAAGCAGCCCAGGACGAGTTTAAATCTGCACACTCTGACTGAGACCCACAGCACACCTCCTTAG
- the rfx1b gene encoding MHC class II regulatory factor RFX1 isoform X2 codes for MATSGYSEDLQPQQANTVTIATPAATTPSSAKTAHFLSEIPPTSGTIASANQSATASKGQDALCSQAPPTQAQSQKAVVLTTPTQHYVTPDIQHSAVQKSNGQSSSPQYIIVTVTEGSVHSNDSLSDSSPPAPGVPTQVVQPVQTTQQQRSVLQAVSQAAKRIQTGHINNLQSVHINQEVEHVFSGQVQYVDGGGDATFTSPTIRSSNYPFSDSPLFSQTPPTSSSTYYEATPSSESDITGSVTSQPVSVATAGANSGGAAAGGGGYVIQGGYVLGGGGGAAAGGGGGGGQSYSSPNSRAPPATVQWLCDNYEGAEGVSLPRCTLYYHYLLHCQEQKLEPVNAASFGKLIRSVFMGLRTRRLGTRGNSKYHYYGLRIKSGSPLLRLMDEQQHMAMRQQPFSQKNRIKPVQKTQGITNGTSGGMGQQAAALCDISAQVQQYQQFLEASRPLPDFVDIDLQDQTLPDGILLEHLKAFQTLYREHCEAILDVMVNLQFTLVETLWKSFWRFSQSSDTESLNLHDESEKRLPKSCLVVLCKFEPVLQWTKECDNLLYQTLVEILIPDVLRPIPSALTQAIRNFAKSLENWLTGAMMNIPEEMVRIKVVCVCSFSQTLRRYTSLNHLAQAARAVLQNSAQINQMLSDLNRVDFTNVQEQASWVCQCEDRVVQRLEQDFKMTLQQQNSLEQWATWLDGVVSQALKPYEHNPVALPKAAKVFLLNWSFYSSMVIRDLTLRSAASFGSFHLIRLLYDEYMYYLIEHRVAQAKGVTPIAVMGEFASTVKSRISLDLEKEEEEDEEEESDDETGDLVLQSSSLSAVDEEKEPMEPPTKQPRTSLNLHTLTETHSTPP; via the exons atggcaacttCTGGATACTCGGAGGACCTTCAGCCTCAGCAGGCCAACACAGTAACCATAGCAACACCTGCTGCCACCACACCCTCATCCGCAAAGACGGCACACTTCCTGTCCGAGATCCCACCAACCTCTGGAACCATCGCATCAGCTAACCAATCAGCCACAGCCTCAAAAGGACAGGATGCACTTTGTTCTCAAGCGCCGCCCACCCAGGCCCAGAGCCAGAAGGCAGTGGTTCTGACCACTCCCACGCAGCACTATGTAACCCCTGACATCCAGCACTCTGCGGTCCAGAAGAGTAATGGTCAGAGCAGCTCGCCTCAGTACATCATAGTAACTGTAACAG AGGGCTCCGTTCACTCCAACGACAGTCTGTCAGACTCCAGCCCACCTGCCCCTGGTGTTCCTACTCAGGTGGTCCAACCAGTGCAGACCACCCAACAG CAGAGGTCAGTGTTGCAAGCAGTGTCACAGGCAGCCAAGAGGATTCAGACTGGCCACATCAACAACCTACAGTCTGTACACATTAACCAGGAG GTGGAGCATGTGTTCTCTGGCCAGGTGCAGTATGTGGACGGAGGAGGAGACGCGACCTTTACATCACCCACCAT TCGATCGAGCAACTACCCTTTCTCCGACTCGCCCCTCTTCTCCCAGAcccctcccacctcctcctccacctacTACGAGGCCACTCCCAGCTCTGAGTCAGACATCACTGGCTCGGTGACCTCGCAGCCAGTTTCTGTGGCAACAGCAGGAGCCAATAGCGGGGGAGCTGCTGCAGGCGGAGGGGGCTACGTAATTCAGGGCGGTTATGTGttaggaggagggggaggagctgcagcaggtggaggaggaggaggaggacagagttATTCCAGCCCTAACTCTCGTGCCCCACCTGCTACT GTGCAGTGGCTGTGTGATAACTATGAGGGGGCGGAGGGGGTGAGTTTACCTCGCTGCACCCTCTACTACCACTACCTGCTGCACTGCCAGGAGCAGAAACTAGAACCTGTTAACGCTGCATCCTTTGGCAAACTCATCAGGTCTGTCTTCATGGGACTACGTACACGGAGATTAGGGAccag agggAACTCCAAGTACCACTACTATGGTCTGAGGATCAAATCTGGTTCCCCTCTGCTCAGACTGATGGATGAACAACAGCACATGGCGATGAGGCAGCAGCCTTTCTCACAGAAAAACAG GATAAAGCCAGTTCAGAAGACACAGGGGATCACCAATGGGACATCAGGTGGGATGGGTCAGCAGGCGGCGGCACTCTGTGATATTTCAGCACAGGTGCAACAGTATCAGCAGTTTCTGG AGGCATCAAGGCCACTGCCAGACTTTGTGGACATTGATCTGCAAGATCAAACCCTGCCCGATGGGATCCTTTTGGAACACCTGAAGGCCTTTCAGACTCTCTACAGAGAACACTGCGAG GCCATTCTGGACGTGATGGTCAACCTTCAGTTCACTCTTGTGGAGACACTATGGAAATCCTTCTGGAGGTTCAGCCAGAGCAGTGACACAGAATCACTCAACCT GCACGATGAGTCTGAGAAGCGTCTGCCCAAATCGTGCCTGGTGGTGCTGTGTAAGTTTGAACCAGTGCTGCAATGGACGAAAGAGTGCgacaacctgctctaccagACTCTGGTGGAGATCCTCATCCCTGATGTACTGAGACCCATCCCTA GTGCCTTAACTCAGGCCATCCGCAACTTTGCCAAGAGTCTGGAGAATTGGTTGACAGGAGCTATGATGAACATCCCAGAAGAGATGGTTCGCATAAAG GTGGTGTGTGTATGCTCCTTCTCCCAGACACTGCGCCGCTATACCAGCCTGAACCACCTGGCCCAGGCAGCCCGCGCCGTCCTCCAGAACTCAGCCCAAATCAACCAGATGCTCTCAGACCTCAACCGGGTTGATTTCACTAACGTGCAG gagcAGGCATCCTGGGTGTGTCAGTGTGAGGACCGTGTGGTACAGCGGCTGGAGCAAGACTTTAAAATGACTTTGCAGCAGCAAAACTCTCTGGAGCAGTGGGCTAcctggctggatggtgttgtCTCTCAGGCCCTAAAGCCCTACGAGCACAACCCTGTCGCCCTACCAAAGGCTGCCAAGGTCTTCCTGCTCAACTGGTCTTTCTATAG TTCTATGGTAATCCGGGACCTGACTCTGCGCAGTGCTGCCAGTTTTGGCTCCTTTCACCTGATCCGCTTGCTGTATGATGAGTATATGTACTACCTGATAGAACACAGGGTGGCCCAGGCTAAAGGAGTGACACCCATTGCGGTCATGGGAGAA TTTGCCAGCACCGTCAAGAGCCGAATCTCTCTGGACCTGGAGAAAG aagaagaggaagatgaggaagaggagagcgATGACGAGACCGGAGATCTGGTGCTGCAGTCCAGCTCTCTGAGTGCGGTCGATGAGGAGAAGGAGCCGATGGAGCCGCCTACCAAGCAGCCCAGGACGAGTTTAAATCTGCACACTCTGACTGAGACCCACAGCACACCTCCTTAG
- the rfx1b gene encoding MHC class II regulatory factor RFX1 isoform X1, whose amino-acid sequence MATSGYSEDLQPQQANTVTIATPAATTPSSAKTAHFLSEIPPTSGTIASANQSATASKGQDALCSQAPPTQAQSQKAVVLTTPTQHYVTPDIQHSAVQKSNGQSSSPQYIIVTVTEGSVHSNDSLSDSSPPAPGVPTQVVQPVQTTQQQRSVLQAVSQAAKRIQTGHINNLQSVHINQEVEHVFSGQVQYVDGGGDATFTSPTIRSSNYPFSDSPLFSQTPPTSSSTYYEATPSSESDITGSVTSQPVSVATAGANSGGAAAGGGGYVIQGGYVLGGGGGAAAGGGGGGGQSYSSPNSRAPPATVQWLCDNYEGAEGVSLPRCTLYYHYLLHCQEQKLEPVNAASFGKLIRSVFMGLRTRRLGTRGNSKYHYYGLRIKSGSPLLRLMDEQQHMAMRQQPFSQKNSRIKPVQKTQGITNGTSGGMGQQAAALCDISAQVQQYQQFLEASRPLPDFVDIDLQDQTLPDGILLEHLKAFQTLYREHCEAILDVMVNLQFTLVETLWKSFWRFSQSSDTESLNLHDESEKRLPKSCLVVLCKFEPVLQWTKECDNLLYQTLVEILIPDVLRPIPSALTQAIRNFAKSLENWLTGAMMNIPEEMVRIKVVCVCSFSQTLRRYTSLNHLAQAARAVLQNSAQINQMLSDLNRVDFTNVQEQASWVCQCEDRVVQRLEQDFKMTLQQQNSLEQWATWLDGVVSQALKPYEHNPVALPKAAKVFLLNWSFYSSMVIRDLTLRSAASFGSFHLIRLLYDEYMYYLIEHRVAQAKGVTPIAVMGEFASTVKSRISLDLEKEEEEDEEEESDDETGDLVLQSSSLSAVDEEKEPMEPPTKQPRTSLNLHTLTETHSTPP is encoded by the exons atggcaacttCTGGATACTCGGAGGACCTTCAGCCTCAGCAGGCCAACACAGTAACCATAGCAACACCTGCTGCCACCACACCCTCATCCGCAAAGACGGCACACTTCCTGTCCGAGATCCCACCAACCTCTGGAACCATCGCATCAGCTAACCAATCAGCCACAGCCTCAAAAGGACAGGATGCACTTTGTTCTCAAGCGCCGCCCACCCAGGCCCAGAGCCAGAAGGCAGTGGTTCTGACCACTCCCACGCAGCACTATGTAACCCCTGACATCCAGCACTCTGCGGTCCAGAAGAGTAATGGTCAGAGCAGCTCGCCTCAGTACATCATAGTAACTGTAACAG AGGGCTCCGTTCACTCCAACGACAGTCTGTCAGACTCCAGCCCACCTGCCCCTGGTGTTCCTACTCAGGTGGTCCAACCAGTGCAGACCACCCAACAG CAGAGGTCAGTGTTGCAAGCAGTGTCACAGGCAGCCAAGAGGATTCAGACTGGCCACATCAACAACCTACAGTCTGTACACATTAACCAGGAG GTGGAGCATGTGTTCTCTGGCCAGGTGCAGTATGTGGACGGAGGAGGAGACGCGACCTTTACATCACCCACCAT TCGATCGAGCAACTACCCTTTCTCCGACTCGCCCCTCTTCTCCCAGAcccctcccacctcctcctccacctacTACGAGGCCACTCCCAGCTCTGAGTCAGACATCACTGGCTCGGTGACCTCGCAGCCAGTTTCTGTGGCAACAGCAGGAGCCAATAGCGGGGGAGCTGCTGCAGGCGGAGGGGGCTACGTAATTCAGGGCGGTTATGTGttaggaggagggggaggagctgcagcaggtggaggaggaggaggaggacagagttATTCCAGCCCTAACTCTCGTGCCCCACCTGCTACT GTGCAGTGGCTGTGTGATAACTATGAGGGGGCGGAGGGGGTGAGTTTACCTCGCTGCACCCTCTACTACCACTACCTGCTGCACTGCCAGGAGCAGAAACTAGAACCTGTTAACGCTGCATCCTTTGGCAAACTCATCAGGTCTGTCTTCATGGGACTACGTACACGGAGATTAGGGAccag agggAACTCCAAGTACCACTACTATGGTCTGAGGATCAAATCTGGTTCCCCTCTGCTCAGACTGATGGATGAACAACAGCACATGGCGATGAGGCAGCAGCCTTTCTCACAGAAAAACAG TAGGATAAAGCCAGTTCAGAAGACACAGGGGATCACCAATGGGACATCAGGTGGGATGGGTCAGCAGGCGGCGGCACTCTGTGATATTTCAGCACAGGTGCAACAGTATCAGCAGTTTCTGG AGGCATCAAGGCCACTGCCAGACTTTGTGGACATTGATCTGCAAGATCAAACCCTGCCCGATGGGATCCTTTTGGAACACCTGAAGGCCTTTCAGACTCTCTACAGAGAACACTGCGAG GCCATTCTGGACGTGATGGTCAACCTTCAGTTCACTCTTGTGGAGACACTATGGAAATCCTTCTGGAGGTTCAGCCAGAGCAGTGACACAGAATCACTCAACCT GCACGATGAGTCTGAGAAGCGTCTGCCCAAATCGTGCCTGGTGGTGCTGTGTAAGTTTGAACCAGTGCTGCAATGGACGAAAGAGTGCgacaacctgctctaccagACTCTGGTGGAGATCCTCATCCCTGATGTACTGAGACCCATCCCTA GTGCCTTAACTCAGGCCATCCGCAACTTTGCCAAGAGTCTGGAGAATTGGTTGACAGGAGCTATGATGAACATCCCAGAAGAGATGGTTCGCATAAAG GTGGTGTGTGTATGCTCCTTCTCCCAGACACTGCGCCGCTATACCAGCCTGAACCACCTGGCCCAGGCAGCCCGCGCCGTCCTCCAGAACTCAGCCCAAATCAACCAGATGCTCTCAGACCTCAACCGGGTTGATTTCACTAACGTGCAG gagcAGGCATCCTGGGTGTGTCAGTGTGAGGACCGTGTGGTACAGCGGCTGGAGCAAGACTTTAAAATGACTTTGCAGCAGCAAAACTCTCTGGAGCAGTGGGCTAcctggctggatggtgttgtCTCTCAGGCCCTAAAGCCCTACGAGCACAACCCTGTCGCCCTACCAAAGGCTGCCAAGGTCTTCCTGCTCAACTGGTCTTTCTATAG TTCTATGGTAATCCGGGACCTGACTCTGCGCAGTGCTGCCAGTTTTGGCTCCTTTCACCTGATCCGCTTGCTGTATGATGAGTATATGTACTACCTGATAGAACACAGGGTGGCCCAGGCTAAAGGAGTGACACCCATTGCGGTCATGGGAGAA TTTGCCAGCACCGTCAAGAGCCGAATCTCTCTGGACCTGGAGAAAG aagaagaggaagatgaggaagaggagagcgATGACGAGACCGGAGATCTGGTGCTGCAGTCCAGCTCTCTGAGTGCGGTCGATGAGGAGAAGGAGCCGATGGAGCCGCCTACCAAGCAGCCCAGGACGAGTTTAAATCTGCACACTCTGACTGAGACCCACAGCACACCTCCTTAG
- the rfx1b gene encoding MHC class II regulatory factor RFX1 isoform X7, protein MATSGYSEDLQPQQANTVTIATPAATTPSSAKTAHFLSEIPPTSGTIASANQSATASKGQDALCSQAPPTQAQSQKAVVLTTPTQHYVTPDIQHSAVQKSNGQSSSPQYIIVTVTEGSVHSNDSLSDSSPPAPGVPTQVVQPVQTTQQVEHVFSGQVQYVDGGGDATFTSPTIRSSNYPFSDSPLFSQTPPTSSSTYYEATPSSESDITGSVTSQPVSVATAGANSGGAAAGGGGYVIQGGYVLGGGGGAAAGGGGGGGQSYSSPNSRAPPATVQWLCDNYEGAEGVSLPRCTLYYHYLLHCQEQKLEPVNAASFGKLIRSVFMGLRTRRLGTRGNSKYHYYGLRIKSGSPLLRLMDEQQHMAMRQQPFSQKNSRIKPVQKTQGITNGTSGGMGQQAAALCDISAQVQQYQQFLEASRPLPDFVDIDLQDQTLPDGILLEHLKAFQTLYREHCEAILDVMVNLQFTLVETLWKSFWRFSQSSDTESLNLHDESEKRLPKSCLVVLCKFEPVLQWTKECDNLLYQTLVEILIPDVLRPIPSALTQAIRNFAKSLENWLTGAMMNIPEEMVRIKVVCVCSFSQTLRRYTSLNHLAQAARAVLQNSAQINQMLSDLNRVDFTNVQEQASWVCQCEDRVVQRLEQDFKMTLQQQNSLEQWATWLDGVVSQALKPYEHNPVALPKAAKVFLLNWSFYSSMVIRDLTLRSAASFGSFHLIRLLYDEYMYYLIEHRVAQAKGVTPIAVMGEFASTVKSRISLDLEKEEEEDEEEESDDETGDLVLQSSSLSAVDEEKEPMEPPTKQPRTSLNLHTLTETHSTPP, encoded by the exons atggcaacttCTGGATACTCGGAGGACCTTCAGCCTCAGCAGGCCAACACAGTAACCATAGCAACACCTGCTGCCACCACACCCTCATCCGCAAAGACGGCACACTTCCTGTCCGAGATCCCACCAACCTCTGGAACCATCGCATCAGCTAACCAATCAGCCACAGCCTCAAAAGGACAGGATGCACTTTGTTCTCAAGCGCCGCCCACCCAGGCCCAGAGCCAGAAGGCAGTGGTTCTGACCACTCCCACGCAGCACTATGTAACCCCTGACATCCAGCACTCTGCGGTCCAGAAGAGTAATGGTCAGAGCAGCTCGCCTCAGTACATCATAGTAACTGTAACAG AGGGCTCCGTTCACTCCAACGACAGTCTGTCAGACTCCAGCCCACCTGCCCCTGGTGTTCCTACTCAGGTGGTCCAACCAGTGCAGACCACCCAACAG GTGGAGCATGTGTTCTCTGGCCAGGTGCAGTATGTGGACGGAGGAGGAGACGCGACCTTTACATCACCCACCAT TCGATCGAGCAACTACCCTTTCTCCGACTCGCCCCTCTTCTCCCAGAcccctcccacctcctcctccacctacTACGAGGCCACTCCCAGCTCTGAGTCAGACATCACTGGCTCGGTGACCTCGCAGCCAGTTTCTGTGGCAACAGCAGGAGCCAATAGCGGGGGAGCTGCTGCAGGCGGAGGGGGCTACGTAATTCAGGGCGGTTATGTGttaggaggagggggaggagctgcagcaggtggaggaggaggaggaggacagagttATTCCAGCCCTAACTCTCGTGCCCCACCTGCTACT GTGCAGTGGCTGTGTGATAACTATGAGGGGGCGGAGGGGGTGAGTTTACCTCGCTGCACCCTCTACTACCACTACCTGCTGCACTGCCAGGAGCAGAAACTAGAACCTGTTAACGCTGCATCCTTTGGCAAACTCATCAGGTCTGTCTTCATGGGACTACGTACACGGAGATTAGGGAccag agggAACTCCAAGTACCACTACTATGGTCTGAGGATCAAATCTGGTTCCCCTCTGCTCAGACTGATGGATGAACAACAGCACATGGCGATGAGGCAGCAGCCTTTCTCACAGAAAAACAG TAGGATAAAGCCAGTTCAGAAGACACAGGGGATCACCAATGGGACATCAGGTGGGATGGGTCAGCAGGCGGCGGCACTCTGTGATATTTCAGCACAGGTGCAACAGTATCAGCAGTTTCTGG AGGCATCAAGGCCACTGCCAGACTTTGTGGACATTGATCTGCAAGATCAAACCCTGCCCGATGGGATCCTTTTGGAACACCTGAAGGCCTTTCAGACTCTCTACAGAGAACACTGCGAG GCCATTCTGGACGTGATGGTCAACCTTCAGTTCACTCTTGTGGAGACACTATGGAAATCCTTCTGGAGGTTCAGCCAGAGCAGTGACACAGAATCACTCAACCT GCACGATGAGTCTGAGAAGCGTCTGCCCAAATCGTGCCTGGTGGTGCTGTGTAAGTTTGAACCAGTGCTGCAATGGACGAAAGAGTGCgacaacctgctctaccagACTCTGGTGGAGATCCTCATCCCTGATGTACTGAGACCCATCCCTA GTGCCTTAACTCAGGCCATCCGCAACTTTGCCAAGAGTCTGGAGAATTGGTTGACAGGAGCTATGATGAACATCCCAGAAGAGATGGTTCGCATAAAG GTGGTGTGTGTATGCTCCTTCTCCCAGACACTGCGCCGCTATACCAGCCTGAACCACCTGGCCCAGGCAGCCCGCGCCGTCCTCCAGAACTCAGCCCAAATCAACCAGATGCTCTCAGACCTCAACCGGGTTGATTTCACTAACGTGCAG gagcAGGCATCCTGGGTGTGTCAGTGTGAGGACCGTGTGGTACAGCGGCTGGAGCAAGACTTTAAAATGACTTTGCAGCAGCAAAACTCTCTGGAGCAGTGGGCTAcctggctggatggtgttgtCTCTCAGGCCCTAAAGCCCTACGAGCACAACCCTGTCGCCCTACCAAAGGCTGCCAAGGTCTTCCTGCTCAACTGGTCTTTCTATAG TTCTATGGTAATCCGGGACCTGACTCTGCGCAGTGCTGCCAGTTTTGGCTCCTTTCACCTGATCCGCTTGCTGTATGATGAGTATATGTACTACCTGATAGAACACAGGGTGGCCCAGGCTAAAGGAGTGACACCCATTGCGGTCATGGGAGAA TTTGCCAGCACCGTCAAGAGCCGAATCTCTCTGGACCTGGAGAAAG aagaagaggaagatgaggaagaggagagcgATGACGAGACCGGAGATCTGGTGCTGCAGTCCAGCTCTCTGAGTGCGGTCGATGAGGAGAAGGAGCCGATGGAGCCGCCTACCAAGCAGCCCAGGACGAGTTTAAATCTGCACACTCTGACTGAGACCCACAGCACACCTCCTTAG